CGCGCTGGCCGAGAGCCGGCTGGCGCTGCGCCGCAGTGACGTCACCCGGGCCGCACAGGCGCTCGCGCACGCGGGACTGCCCGACTGGCACTGGCTGCACGCCTGGTACTCCGGCCTGATCGCGCTGGCCCGGGAGGACGTGCCCAGAGCCGCCGGACACTTCACCGAGGTGCGGCGGGCCCTCCCGGGTGAGCTGATCCCCCAGCTCGCGCTCGGCCTGTGCGCCGAGTTCCGCGACGACCACCAGGTCGCCCGCTCGCACTACGGCACCGTCTTCGACACCACGCCCGCGCTCGGCGGGGCCGGCTTCGGGCTGGCCAGGGTGCACCTGCTGTCCGGCCGGCGCGCGGAGGCGGTGGCCACCGCGGAACGGCTCACCCAGGAGTTCCGCTACGAGCGCGAGGCGCGCGTCGCGGTCATCCGACTGTTGGTCACCGTCCCCGTCCGGCAGACCCCGCCCGCCCCGCCGACGCACGACGACCTGGCCGGCGCCCGTGCGGCGCTGGACGGTCTCCATGTGGACGACGCCGCGGCCGCCGCTCTCGAGGCGGAGATCCAGTACGCCGAGTTCCTGCGCATCCACGACCGGCTGAGGTTGTCCGAAGCGGTCCGCGGGCTGGGCGCGCACGCTCCCACCGAGCGCGCCTACGTGGCCCTCGTGGACCTGGCGAACCGGCTTCGCCCGCCGCTGGACTGGCGGTGGCCGGCGCTGCGCCGGCGAACCGGTCGTTCCCATGTCGAAGCGGGACCCGACACGCTAAGCTCCTGAGTCGCTACGCACGGGCATACGGAGATGCGCAGGCATCCAGGGGACACACGGGACACACGGGACACAGTCGGGTGGTGCCGGTGGGGGACAGGCCGCCGTTGACAGGGCTCAGCTTCGAAGTGGACGTGGACGCACCAGCCGACCTGGCACACGACGAGACGCGCGCCGACGCCCTCGTCACGGTCCGGGCCCGTCCGGCCGCCGGGCCCGCGACGCCGACGCAGAGCGCCGAAGTCCTCATCATGGACAGGTCGCTGTCGATGGCCGGCCACGGCAAGCTGGACGAGGCCAAACGCGCCATGTGCGCTGCCGTCGACGCCCTGCGGGACGGGACCCTCCTGGGCGTCGTCGCGGGCCATCACGAGGCCGAGGTCGTCTTCCCCGCCACCGGCGGCCTCGCATCGGTCGACGCCGACACCCGGCAGGAGGCCAAGAGCCGGATCATCGGCCAGCCGGCCGAGGGCGGCACGGCGATCGGACGGTGGCTGGCCTGCGCGGACCGCCTCTTCGCGTCGGTGCCCTCGCCCGGCGTCGTCCGCCACGCGGTGCTCTACACGGACGGCAAGGACGAGCACGAGACACCCGAAGAACTGGACGGCGTCCTGGAGACGTGCACCGACCGGTTCGTCTGCGACGCGCGGGGGCTGGGCGAGGACTGGAACTACGCGGAGCTGCTGCGGATCACCCAGGCACTGCACGGAAGCGCGGAAGCCGTCGTCAACGCCTCCGACCTCGCACAGGACTTCACCCGGACCATGCGGCAGGCCCAGCGCGTCGTGGTGCCCCGGGTCTACCTCGGCCTGCGCCTCAACAGCCGGTTCCGGCTGGGCTTCGTCCGTCAGACCCGCCCGGTGGAGGCGGAGCTGACGGCCCGTCGGCGGCACGGCGACGAGATCCACGTACCCCTCGGCTCGTGGCCGCCGGAAACCCGCCAGTACCAGGTGTCCCTGCGCTTCGACCCCGACGCGCTGACCGTCGGGGAGGACCTGCGCGCCGTCCGCGTCACGCTGCACGCCGAGCAGATGGACGGGACACGCGTGCCGTGCAGCGAGCCCCGGGCCATGGTCGTACGGCGGCGCGGGTCACCCGGGTTCGGCATCCCGCCGTCCGCCGACCTCACCCGCGTGGAGAACGAGCACGAGCTGGGCATGGCGATGCGGGCCTGCGCCGACGCCTGGCAGAAAGGGCAGCACGAACGCGCCGACCGGGAACTGCGCATCGCGACACGGCTCGCCGCGGAACTGCGCGACGCCGCGCGCCTGCGGCTGCTGCGCTCGGTGTCGGTCACCGGCCCCGACGACCTGCCGCACCTGCGCCGCGACGTCTCCCGCGGACAGGTGCAACGACTGGGACTCGACTCGACCAAGACCGCGGCCCCGCCCGTCGACGCGGTGCGCCCACCGCCCTCGGGCGACGCCGCCGTCCGCCGCTGTCCCCGGTGCGGCACGCCGCCGTCGGCGCACTCGGCGACGTTCTGCGAGGAGTGCGGCCACCGCCTCGACACGACGGTCGACGAGCCGGACGGCGGGCCGGTGGACGCCCCGTGAGCGCGACGACCGGCCGGACCCGGCGGTCCTTGCGCGAGCGAGCCGCCGACGGGCGCCGGCGGGCGCGTGCGGTCCACCCCGTCAGAGTGCTGCGCTGGCTCAGGGCGGGCGTCCTCGCCATGGTGGCGGCCACAGCGCTGCTCTACCTGCTGGTGTCGGCCCAGGCCGGAGAACAGATGGCCGCCGCCCGGCGCACCGAGGCCGCGGTCGAGGACATCGAGCAGGCGCGCGGTACGGCAGTGGCGGCGGAGGCGGCGCTCGCGAAGGTCGCCGCCACCCGGCAGGTCACACTGATCGGCACGGGCACGGAGTTCGCCAACGACACCGCGCGGGTGAACACCCTCGTCACCTCGGCGGCCGCGGGCAACGAGGCGGGCAACCGGGGCCGCACCCAGTTCGAGTACGTCCAGAGCCAGTTGACGACCTGTCTGCAACTGGCCAACACCGCGGTGCGCGACTACGCCCGCAGCGGTCCCGGCATCCTCGACTCCGCCCGGCTGGCCCTGACCGCGCCACGGGCGAAGGACCCGCGGACGGGGGAATGGATTCCGGGCACGGGCGGTCTCACGGCCTCCCTCACCGACCTCGAGGATCTGCAGAACGAAGCCCTCGACGCGCAGAAGGGGTCGCGCTGGCTGAACCCCGTGTACGTCCGCTCCCTGCTCGTCGGGCCGACGGCCGTCATGCTCGTGTGCGTCCTCGCGACCGCTCACGTCGTCGCCCGGCGCTTCCGGCGCTTCGTCGGCCTGCCCCTGGTCGTCGCCCTGGCCGCCACCGCGGCGGTCGGGATCACCGCCGTCCGGCTGAGCCGACGCGACACCCTGGCCCTGCACCAGACCCCGCTGCTCGGGCACTGGCTGACCACCACGCTCACGCTGGGCCTCCTCGCGGTCGCCGCGGTGCTCGCCTACCTCGGCTACCGCCCCCGTCTCTCCGAGTACAGGTTCCCGCGCCCATGAGGAAGACGCTGACGGCGCGGCTCACGCGCTGTGTCCTGGTCCTCGGCCTGCTGCTGGCCGCGGCCGGCTGCGGCGGCGGGTCCGGGCCCGACCGTGTGACGATCATGATCCCCTGGTCCGGTGACGAGTTCCAGGCCTTCTACTCGGTTCTGACGGCGTTCGAGAAGAAGACCGGCATCCAGGTGGACGTCCAGGTCACCCGCGCCCTGACCCAGCAGCTCGACGCCGCCGTGACGGCCGGGGCGCCGCCCGACCTCGCCATGCTGCCGAGCGTGGGAGCCGTCCACGGCTACGCACAGAGGGGGACCGGGAAGGAGCGGGGACTGCAGCCGCTCGACGTGCCCACCGGCGCCTACCTGGAGCCGTTCCGCGGGCTGGCCACGGTGCGGGGCAAGGTCTACGCGGTGCCCGTCAAGGCGGACGTCAAGAGCCTCGCCTGGTTCGCGAAGCCGGCGACCGGGCGGTCCGCGCCGCCAGACCTCGGCACGCCGGGGGTCTGGTGCCTGGGACTGGAGTCCGGTCCCACCTCCGGCTGGCCGGGCGCGGACTGGATCGCGGACATCCTCCTGGCCCGGTCCGGCGCCGACTTCTACACGAAATGGCTGACCGGCGGCGAGAAGTGGAGCTCGCCCCAGCTCGACGAGGCCTGGACCACCTGGCGCGCCCTGATGGGCGCCGGCGTGCGGGGCGCGGCCGTCCGTAACTTCGGCGAGGCGGCCGCGGGAATGACCACGGAGCCCCCCAGGTGTTCCCTCGCGCACGGCGCGCTGTCCGCCATGGGATTCGACAAGGGGCACGAGCACGACTTCGTGACCTCCTCCCCGACGCGCCGGCTGGAGGTCTCGGCGGACTTCGTCGGCATGTTCACCGACGACAACCCGGGCGCCGAGGCGTTCATCGCCTTCCTCGCGGGGACGAGCGCCCAGCAGCTGTGGGTGGACCAGGAGGCGGGCGCGGCCTTCTCCGCCGACAGCCACGTCACCCGCTACGCCACCTCGGTGCAGCGGCGGATAGCCCGGATGCTCCGCCCGCACTCCGGCTACACCTTGTGCTTCGGCGCCGCCGACGCGATGACGCCGGACGTGTCGGCCGCGTTCTACCGGGCCGTCCTCGACTACGCAACCGCCGGGACGAGGGACCCCGGCCGGTTCCTCGCGGATCTCGACCAGGTACAGCAGAAGCTGGGAAGTTCCCCCGTTCCCCGCGACAAGCTCTGCGCCGGCCCGAACTGAGGCCGCGGCTCCCGCCGTCGCCTCAGTGGGTCACCAGCAGACCCCGGCCGCGCAGCACCCGTCGTTCCAGCGGGCTGAAGATCAGCAGGTCGATGGCGATGCCGACGAGCAGGATCAGGAAGATGGCCAGGAACACCTGCGACATGCTCGAGTTGCTGCGGCCGTTCTCCAGCAGCTGGCCGAGACCGACGCCCAGGTCGGGCGAGGAGGCGATGATCTCGGCAGCCATCAGGGACCGCCAGGCGAACGCCCAGCCCTGCTTCAGACCCGCCAGATAGCCGGGGAGCGCCGCCGGCATCACGATGTGCCAGGCCTCGCGCAGCCCGGTCGCGCCCAGGGTGCGCCCGGCCCGCAGGAACAGCGGCGGGATCTGGTCGACGCCCGCCACGAGGCCGTTGGCGATGGACGGCACCGCGCCGAGCAGGATCACGGCGTACATCATCGAGTCGTCCAGCCCGAGCCAGATCACGGCGGGCGGCACCCAGGCCACCGACGGCAGCGACTGCAGTCCCGACAGGATGGGGCCGATCGCGGCCCGGACGAACCGCACCCGAGCGACCAGCAGGCCGAGCGGCGTGCCGATGACGAGTGCCAGGAGGAAGCCGAGCAGCCCGCGCGACACGCTGGTCCAGATGTAGTCGAGCAGGGTGCCCTGCACCCAGGCGTCGCGGATCTCGCTCCCCACGTCGGCCGGCGAGGGCAGCTTGTAGTCGGGGGCGACCTCGAACCACACCAGCAACTGCCAGACCGCGAGGACCAGGACGACGGCGGTGACGGGCGGCAGCACCTTGCGCAGCAGGGTCTCGCGCAGCGGCGTACGGCCGGTCTGCACCGCGTCCAGCGCGTCGAGTCCGGCCTCGAGCCCCGTCAGGTCGTGCGGGTCCCCGGGGCGTCCGGCTTCCGGGTGACCGTCCCCGTCGACGGTGACGCCGGTGTCAGTGCTGGCCATGTCGGCGGATCTCCCTACGCAGTTCTTCGGTGATCTCGACGGACAGCTCGGCGACCGCGCTGTCCTCGATGCGGCGCGGCTGCGGAATGCCGATCGTCCACTCGCGGGCGATGCGCCCCGGCCGTGAGGACAGGAGCACCACCCGCTGGGCGAGGCGCACGGCCTCCCGCACGTTGTGCGTGACGAAGAGGACCGACAGTCCCGTCTCGCGCCAGATCCGGGTCAGTTCGTCGTGCAGCACGTCACGGGTGATGGCGTCGAGGGCCGCGAACGGCTCGTCCATCAGCAGCAGTCGGCTGTCCTGGGCCAGCGCACGGGCCAGGGCCACGCGCTGGCGCATCCCGCCGGAGAGTTCGTGCACGCGCTTGCCGTGCGCGCCCCGCAGCCGGACGAGGTCCAGGAGCCGTTCCGCCTCCTGGCGGCGTTCGGGAGCGGCGACCCCCCGCAGCTTGAGGGCGAGTTCGATGTTCTTGCCCGCGGTCAGCCACGGGAACAGGGCGTGTTCCTGGAACATCAGGGCGGGCCGGCCGTCCGTGGCGATCGAGCCGGCGGACGGCCGGTCCAGTCCCGCGACCAGGTTGAGCAGCGTGGACTTGCCGCAGCCGGAGGCCCCCAGGAGGGTGACGAACTCGCCGGGTGCGACATCGAGGGTGATGTCGTCCAGCACGAGCTGATGTCCGCCGGGAGCGCCCGGGGCGGGAAAGGACTTCGAGACGTGCGCGATGCGGGCGGCGTGGGTCGCCGCCGTGGCGGTCTCGGCAGCCTGGGCGATCGTGGTGGCCATGGTCGTCACCTCCTGGGAGCTGTTCGGTTGTGGGGGATTGCCGCTACTCGGCGCCGAGGCCGGCGTCACTGACCTCGGGCTTGCCCGCGGCCTTGAGAACCTTGTTCAGCGGCGCGAGGTCGTAGATCCCCTTGAGGTCGGGCTTGTCCAGCAGACCGGCCTTGACGGCGTGCTGAGCCTCGGTGTCGAGCGTGGCGGCCAGCGGGTCGTCGAGGAAGGTGACGGACTTCCAGGCCGGGTCGAGGACCTCGGCGGGCAGCGCCTTGCCCGACAGCTTCTCCAGCGCCGTGTTGGCGGACGCCTTCGCCTTGTCGGGGTTGGCGTTGATCCACTCGTTGGTCTTCACCGAGCCGCGCAGCACGGCCTCGACGACGTCCGGGTGCTCCTTGAGGAACTTCTGCGACACGATGATGTTCGTGATCACGAACTGGTTCTTCGGCCACAGCGTCGACTCGTCCAGCAGCACCTTGGCGCCCTCGGCGACCAGCTTGGACGCGGTCGGCTCCGGCACCCAGGCGCCGTCGATGGAGCCGGACTTGTAGGCGTCCGGGGTGATCTTGTTGTCCGTGCGGACGACCGAGACGTCGCCCTTGCCGCTCTGCGCGTCGACCTTCCAGCCCTTCTCCGCGATCCAGTTGAGGAACGCGACGTCCTGGGTGTTGCCGAGCTGCGGCGTGGCGATCTTCTTGCCCTTGAGGTCGTCCAGGGTCTTGATCTTGTCGGGGTTGACCACCAGCTTCACGCCGCCGGACGCCGAACCGCCGATGATGCGCAGGTTCTTGCCCTTGGACTTGGTGTAGCCGTTGATCGAGGGGGAGGGGCCGATCCAGCCGATGTCGATGGAGCCGGCGTTCAGCGCCTCGATCTCGGAGGGGCCGGCGTTGAAGGTGGACGCCTTGATCTTGGTGCCGCCGAGCTCCTTCTGGAACAGGCCCTCCTGGACGCCCACCAGCGCGGTGGCGTGCGTGAGGTTGGGGAAGTAGCCGATGCTGACCTCGTCGGCGGACAGCTTCTTGGCGTCCGCCGCCACCGCGGTCTGCTTGCCGCCGTCGTCGTCGGTGGCCTCGGAACCGTAGCCGCAGGCGGTGAGCAGGAGAGGCAGGGCGGCGAGGGCGGCGATGGCGCGCAGTGTGGCGAGCGGTCTTGCGGCAGACACGGCAGTGTCCTTTCAGGGAAGCGGAGAGAGCGGGGCGTTACGGGCGGTCGGGACGACGGCCTTCCGCGTGCACCGGCACACCGCGCCTCGGCCGCCGGTGGCAGAGGAGCCGTGGCGGGCGGGGCGACGGAGCGCGGGGGAGTGGGGGGAGCGGCGAGCCGGGGTGTCCGGCGCGCCGAGTGCGGCGGCCGGACGGGAAGTCAGCGCTGATGCGGAGAAGTGCAGCTGCTGTGGCGTCAGAAAGGCCGACAGAAGGCGCTGGAGGTACGGCCGAGGTCGATGTGACGGCGCGAGGTCAGCAGGGGCAGTGCCCGGCTGGTGCGGTCGAACGATCTCATGGCCACCCCCTGATCCCTAGTTTTCCTACCTGGCTGATAGGGATCGTGGCAGAAGCGCGCGCTTCCCCCAAGAGGGTGTTCGTATGATGGACAGCCTTATCTCACCCAGTGAGACGGTGGCTTCCGGGCGGGGTCTGGCCTGCCTGGGTCCGGGCCTGAGTCCGCAGGTCAGGCGGGCAGTACGAACGGAGGGTGGGCGCCGTTGAGGAAGTAGTCGCCTACGTCGCGCAGACGGTGGGACGCGGGCTCGTACAGCGTGTGGGCCCGTGCGTTGCGCCAGAAGCGGTCGAAGCCCAGACGCGAGGACGCGGAGCGGGCGCCGATGATGTCGAGGGCGCGGGTGGTGGACTCCTGCGCGGCCCTGGTGGCGGCGGCTTCGGCCACGGCCACCAGGACGGACGCCTCCGCGCACTCGTCGTAGGACAGGTCCGCGCCGCGCGCCAGTGCGCCCTCCACGGCCGAGAGCGCCTGCCCGGCGAGCGCGGAGGCGGAGCGGGCGAGGACGGTCAGTTCTCCGTACGCGGTCAGCACGTGCGGGTCCTGGGAGGAGCCCGTCGGCCAGGCGGGATGCCAGGGAGCGTGGCCCGCGCTGCGGTACTCCCGGGCCTCGGCGAGCACTCCCTCGGTCATGCCGAGCAGGAGCTGGACGGAGAGGAGGCGTCCGACGGGCGAGGTCAGCGCGAGCGCGGGAGACAGGACGTCCTCGTCGGCGGACAGGGAGCCGAGCACGTCATGGGGGGCGACGGGCACGGCGTCGAACTCCACGGCGCCGCCGGCCGCGAGCCGCTGGCCGAAGGCCCCGGCGTCGCCGTCGGTCCGCACCCGGTGGTCGGTCGGGTCGACGACGACGGCGAGCGGTTCGCCGGTGTCCGACCGCACCGCGCGCACGGCGATGCGGTCGGCGACCAGAATCCCCGACGCGTAGCTCTGACGGCCGTCCAGTACGAACCCCTGGGCCGTCCTGGTCAGCGTCGGACACGGTTCCCGGCGGGCGAGGCCGCCGCCCCAGCACCAGCCCTCCGCCACGGACTGCCGCTCGACCAGTGCGGCGCGACCGGGCTCGGTGAGCGACCGGGTGGCCCACCCCAGGAAGTAGTGACATCCGAGGAGTTGGGCGATCGCGCCGTCCGCGGCGGCGATCTCCCGGACCACCGCGTAGGCCGTGCTCCAGTCCGCGCCGCCGCCTCCCTGCCCGGCCGGGACCAGGAGCGCCAGCAGCCCCGCCTCACGCAGTCGCGACACCTCGTCGAACGGGACCTTGCCCGCCTGCTCCCTGGTCACCGCGTCCGTGGCCAGGTCGTCCGCCGTCTCGCGGGCCGCGCGCAGCCAGTGCGCACGGTCCGGCGCGGTCCGGTGGTGCGGCGAGGCGGGTGCGGACGGCGCGGTGGCAACGCCCATGACGGCGGTCTCCTCGGGGTCGGCGTGGATGCGGTGGATGCGGCGAACAGGGGGCGGGCATCACGTGCGCGTGGCGGTGCGGGGGTGTCCGGGACATGCGCGGAGCGGAGCCGTACAGGGCGCGCGGCTCACGTCGTGCATGGGTGGCATGTGCATCATCCTGCGCATCCGGCGGGCGGGCCGTCAATGCTTTCCTAGTTATCCGATAGGAAATATAGGGAAGCTTGCCGGACGGGCGCCGTGAACGCCACGGCGAGGCGCAGGTCCGGCATTCGGGCGGTAGTTGACGAGATGCGGGATGTCCTGCTCAAGTGATCGCATGAACGCCGAGCAGCGCCTGGTCACCCGCGACCACATCGACTTCGGTCGCGTGTGGTCCGCGGCGTGTTGCGCCTGACCCGGCAGCGGGCCGTCTGACCGGCCCTTCCCCCTCTCGGTGACCCCGTCACGGGCCGAGTGCCTCGCCGCGTGGTCCCGTCGTACGCAGGCGCCGGCACAACGCCCCGCATCCGCGCACCGATCGGCCCGCGAGACCTGACGCGCACCGGCGGCGCACCGGCGGCGCGGTCCAGCCCGATGCGTCGTCGCCGAACCCGAGCGCGCGGCGGCCGCCCGCGACTGCAGGCGGATCCGCATGACCACCGGCCCCCGCCAAACCGAGTCGCCCTCCCTCTGTCTGACGACCTGCCGCACCCCGCACCGCGCCGCTCCCGGAGGGTGCCGCCGCGCCTCACGACACGCCGCCGCACGCGCCCCCGCCACCACACCCCACCCTCACCACGCTTCACGCCCACCACGCTTCACGCCCACGCTCCACCACGATGCACGCCCGCCTCCTGTTCGCGAAGGGTCCGCCATGGCCACCGTTCTGTCCGTCTCCGGAAGTCCGTCCCCCGCCTCCCGCACCGCCCGCCTGCTGCGTCACCTGGACCGGCGGCTCACCGCCCAGGGGCATGACGTGATCCCCCTGGACGTCCGCACCATCCCCGCCGAGGCGCTCCTCGGCGCCGACTTCCGGCATCCGGCGATCGTCGAGGCGACCGAGTTGTTCGACCGCGTCGACGGTGTCGTGATCGGCACGCCCGTCTACAAGGCTGCCTACTCCGGACTGCTCAAGTCCCTGCTGGATCTGCTGCCGCAGTACGCCCTGGCCGGGAAGACCGTCCTGCCCCTCGCGACGGGCGGGAGCACGGCCCACGTCCTGGCGATCGACTACGCCCTGCGCCCGGTGCTCAGTTCCATGGGCGCCGCCCACATCGTCCAGGGCTGGTTCACGCTGGACAAGGACATCACCGTGGCCGACGACGGGACCCTGACCGTCACGCCGGGCACGGGGGAGAGCCTGGCCCAGGTCGTCGACCAGTTCTCCCACGCCCTCGGCGGCCGCACCGCCCTCCTGGCGGCCGCCGGATGAGCACCGCCGCCCCTGCCTCCGCCTGTCACCGGTCCGGCGCCGGGCGACCGCGGAAGAGCGCGGCGACGAGTTGAGCGGCCGGAACCGCATGCTCTCACGATGTGAGACGCCGGGTGAGACGGTGTGCGGCCCTCTTGACGGGGCGCGGCGGCCGCCCCGAAACTCCGGAGGAGAGATTCCTAGTGAATGGGTAGGAAACAGATGGAGCGTCGTGCGGAGTCACCCGCCGACCGCGCCGAATGCGCGGACCGACCGCCGCTCCTGCTGACCTCCCGTCGCCACATCGACCTCCTGCGGGTCTGCAGCGCGACAAGCCCGCCGCGCTGAACCGCCGGCGCTCACCAGCGCCCCACTCCCGTCGAGAACGGGCGCGCGCCGACGCCGCCGCGCGCCCCTCAGCCCATGTGCGCTGCCCCGTCGCACTTCTGAGAACCAGAAGCCGGCCCCGGACCCAGGGAGACCCATGCCCGCCGCACCCCTGCCCACCGCGCCGTCCCTCGCCTCCGCCCCGCCGCTGCGGGGCAGGATCGGCTGCCATGACGGCAGCGGCTACTACGCGGCGCCACGCCGCTACCGCCTCCACCTCTCGCCGTCCTGTCCGCACTGTCTGCAGATCGCCGTGACGCACAGCCTCCTCGGACTGGAGCGGACGCTCCCGGTGGTCCTGCTCCCCGCCGTGCCCGACAGCCCCGACGGCGGACACTCCGCGCTGCGCCCGCTGTACGAGGCCAGTTCACACCGGCACCCCGGGCCGGCCGCCGCGCCCGTCCTGAGCGACGACTGGAGCGGACGGATCGTCAGCACCCACGCTCCGGACATCCTCCGTGACCTCGTAGGCCACTTCGACGGCGACGGACTGGCCCGGCCCGCCCTTCACCCCCGCGGCGCGGAGGAGGAGATCGAAGCCGTCGCCCGCCTCTGCGAGCGGCACATCAACGAAGCCGCCCAGCGGGCGGGCCAGGCCGGCGGTGACGCGGCGGAACGGCAGAGCGCGCTCGGCTCCTTGCTGCGCGTCCTCGGTTCCCTCGAATGTCGGCTCGCCGACCGGCAGTTCGTCCTCGGCGACGCCGTCACGGCCGCCGATGTGCAACTGTGGGTCACCCTGGTGCAGCTCGACACCGTTCACCGCCTGCACCTGGACGCCGCCGCCGTCCACCGCATCGCCGGGCATCCGCACCTGTGGGCCTATGCGCGCCGTCTCGCCGCCGATCCCGCCTTCGGCGCCCACCTCGACCTGGACGGCATCGCCCGCCGGCACCACGCCCACTGCCGGGGACTGGAGGCCGCGGGAGCCGCCGTGCAGATCCTGGACTGGGCCGGCCACATTCCCCGGCCCGCCCCGGACCGGGACGTGTCGCACGGGCCGGCCGGTTTCACGGAACCGCGACACGCCCTCCGCCTTCGCCCTTCCTCCTCGGCCTGAGCTGCGAGGGGCACGAAGCTCACGCCACCGCGGCCGACCGCGCCGGTGGCCCCACGGCGGGGCGTCCCTCGTCGGGCTACGGGGCGATGGGCAGGCGCCGCTTGTGGTCCGTGAGGTGATAGCGCCGGACGATCGTCTCGAAGGCGTGCTCCGTGACGGGTCTGCCCTCCAGGAAGTCGTCGATCTCGTCGTACGCGACGCCCAGCGCATCCTCGTCCGCCTTGCCGGGGTCGAGGGTCTCCAGGTCGGCCGTGGGAACCTTCCGGACCAGCTCGGCGGGCGCTCCCAAGGCGTCCGCCACGGCCCGCACCCGGCGTTTGGTCAGACCGGACAGGGGGATGAGGTCGGCCGCGCCGTCGCCGAACTTGGTGAAGAAGCCGGAGACCGCTTCGGCGGCGTGATCGGTGCCGACGACCATGCCGTGGTGGGCGCCGGCCACCGCGTACTGGGCGATCATGCGCTGCCGGGCCTTGATGTTGCCGTGCACGAAGTCCTCGTGGCCGGCGTCCCGGAAGGCGACGTCGGTGGCGCGCAGAGCTTCGAGAGCCGCGTCGCTGGCGGGTTTGACGTCCACCGTCAGCACCCGGTCGGGGTTGATGAAGGAGAGGGCCAGCTGGGCGTCGTGCTCGTCGGCCTGGACTCCGTAGGGCAACCGCATGGTGTAGAACCGGGCGTCGTGCCCGGCGTCCCGGGCCCGCTCGACCGCGAGCTGGCAGAGCCGGCCGGCGGTCGTGGAGTCGACGCCGCCGCTGATGCCGAGCACGAGGGAGGACAGCCCGGTCGAGGTCAGCCGTTCCGCGAGGAAGGCCACCCGGCGCTCGATCTCCGCCCCGGCCTCGAAGCTCTCGGCGACCTGGAGTTCCCTGGCGATCTCCCGCTGCAGGGCGAGGGGCTCGGAAGCGTTCACGACTGCTCCTTGTGCTCGTTGTTCTCGTCGTTGTCGTTCACGTGGCGCCGGCCCGGCCGCACCGGCGGGGGACACCGTCACCCCGGAGTCCCCCGGATCACTGTCGGCCATGCGCCGCACGTCGGACGGGAGGCGCTCCCGGCACCGACCTCACCGACGAGTACGGCGAGGTGACCGCCACCGTCGGCCGCCGCGCTGCCGCCGCCCGGCGGACCGCCTACGGAATCCGGCCGTTCCCGCCCGCCTCGCCCGACGGCCGTGACCACCGGTACCGGGCCGGGGCCCGTCATCCGGGCCCGGTTCCCCGCCGTCCCGGGCCGCGCCGACCGGGGGCGGCGTCCGCCGTGCCGCTGCGCGGGCGCTGGGCGGGCGCCGCGGTGACCAGCGGCCCGTTGGCGCGCAGGTGCTCCTTGAGCCACCGCTCGGTGGTGCTCACGTGCAGCAGCGCGGCGGCCTGACTGAGGGCGGCGTCGCGGGTGCACAGCGCCCGGTGGATCGCCTCGTGCTCGGCCAGGGTGCGGCCCGCGGACCGGGCGTCCGTCCGGCCACGCCAGATGCGGGCGCGCAGGGTGCGGCCGGAGACGCTCTCCAGCAGGGCGAGCAGGGTCTCGTTGCCGGTGGCGGCGACGACGGCCCGGTGGAAGGCGGCGTCGTGCGCGTTGAGTCGCTCTACGTCGTCGCGGGCCTCGCGCATCGCCTCCAAATGGGCTTCGAGCTGCGCCAGTTGGGCATCGGTGATCCGGGTGGCCGCGAGCGCGGTGGCCATGGGTTCGAGGAGCCGCCGTACCTCCATCAGATCCTGGAGCGCCGCTGCGTCGCTCTGGAGGAGTTCCACCGCCCCGCCGAGCCCCTCCAGCAGCAGACTGGGCTGCAGACTGGTGACGTAGGTGCCGTCGCCCCTGCGGATCTCGAGGACCCGCGCGACCGACAGGGCCTTGACCGCTTCGCGGGCGAGGTTGCGGGACAGCCCCAGCTGCGCCGCCAGGTCCGGTTCCGGGGGCAGCCTCGACCCCGGGGGCAGGGCCCCGGTGCGGATCAGCTCACGGAT
The window above is part of the Streptomyces sp. NBC_00425 genome. Proteins encoded here:
- a CDS encoding glutathione S-transferase C-terminal domain-containing protein; the encoded protein is MPAAPLPTAPSLASAPPLRGRIGCHDGSGYYAAPRRYRLHLSPSCPHCLQIAVTHSLLGLERTLPVVLLPAVPDSPDGGHSALRPLYEASSHRHPGPAAAPVLSDDWSGRIVSTHAPDILRDLVGHFDGDGLARPALHPRGAEEEIEAVARLCERHINEAAQRAGQAGGDAAERQSALGSLLRVLGSLECRLADRQFVLGDAVTAADVQLWVTLVQLDTVHRLHLDAAAVHRIAGHPHLWAYARRLAADPAFGAHLDLDGIARRHHAHCRGLEAAGAAVQILDWAGHIPRPAPDRDVSHGPAGFTEPRHALRLRPSSSA
- the nadE gene encoding ammonia-dependent NAD(+) synthetase, whose translation is MNASEPLALQREIARELQVAESFEAGAEIERRVAFLAERLTSTGLSSLVLGISGGVDSTTAGRLCQLAVERARDAGHDARFYTMRLPYGVQADEHDAQLALSFINPDRVLTVDVKPASDAALEALRATDVAFRDAGHEDFVHGNIKARQRMIAQYAVAGAHHGMVVGTDHAAEAVSGFFTKFGDGAADLIPLSGLTKRRVRAVADALGAPAELVRKVPTADLETLDPGKADEDALGVAYDEIDDFLEGRPVTEHAFETIVRRYHLTDHKRRLPIAP
- a CDS encoding acyl-CoA dehydrogenase family protein is translated as MGVATAPSAPASPHHRTAPDRAHWLRAARETADDLATDAVTREQAGKVPFDEVSRLREAGLLALLVPAGQGGGGADWSTAYAVVREIAAADGAIAQLLGCHYFLGWATRSLTEPGRAALVERQSVAEGWCWGGGLARREPCPTLTRTAQGFVLDGRQSYASGILVADRIAVRAVRSDTGEPLAVVVDPTDHRVRTDGDAGAFGQRLAAGGAVEFDAVPVAPHDVLGSLSADEDVLSPALALTSPVGRLLSVQLLLGMTEGVLAEAREYRSAGHAPWHPAWPTGSSQDPHVLTAYGELTVLARSASALAGQALSAVEGALARGADLSYDECAEASVLVAVAEAAATRAAQESTTRALDIIGARSASSRLGFDRFWRNARAHTLYEPASHRLRDVGDYFLNGAHPPFVLPA
- a CDS encoding FadR/GntR family transcriptional regulator gives rise to the protein MSLTDKAIEQIRELIRTGALPPGSRLPPEPDLAAQLGLSRNLAREAVKALSVARVLEIRRGDGTYVTSLQPSLLLEGLGGAVELLQSDAAALQDLMEVRRLLEPMATALAATRITDAQLAQLEAHLEAMREARDDVERLNAHDAAFHRAVVAATGNETLLALLESVSGRTLRARIWRGRTDARSAGRTLAEHEAIHRALCTRDAALSQAAALLHVSTTERWLKEHLRANGPLVTAAPAQRPRSGTADAAPGRRGPGRRGTGPG
- the ssuE gene encoding NADPH-dependent FMN reductase, giving the protein MATVLSVSGSPSPASRTARLLRHLDRRLTAQGHDVIPLDVRTIPAEALLGADFRHPAIVEATELFDRVDGVVIGTPVYKAAYSGLLKSLLDLLPQYALAGKTVLPLATGGSTAHVLAIDYALRPVLSSMGAAHIVQGWFTLDKDITVADDGTLTVTPGTGESLAQVVDQFSHALGGRTALLAAAG